In the Nitrospiria bacterium genome, one interval contains:
- a CDS encoding dienelactone hydrolase family protein, which translates to MAKESPEHLVRIRADAVNLEGMLAIPAGAQGVVLFAHGSGSSRRSPRNNYVARVLRENGIGTLLFDLLTEPEDAVYETRFDISLLTDRLTAATRWLTGRSETKKLKVGYFGASTGAAAALEAAAALGPTVRAVVSRGGRPDLAGPVLDRVKTPTLLIVGGDDDVVIELNQQAYDRLKGEKELAVIPGATHLFEEPGALEEVARLAARWFARHLSSKSA; encoded by the coding sequence ATGGCGAAGGAAAGTCCCGAGCATCTTGTGCGCATCCGAGCGGATGCCGTGAACCTGGAGGGAATGCTTGCGATTCCCGCCGGGGCGCAGGGCGTGGTGCTGTTCGCGCACGGCAGCGGCAGCAGCCGCCGCAGTCCCCGGAATAATTATGTCGCGAGGGTATTGCGCGAAAACGGCATCGGAACCCTGTTGTTCGATCTTCTCACCGAGCCGGAAGACGCCGTCTATGAAACGCGCTTCGACATCTCTCTGCTGACGGATCGCTTGACCGCGGCCACGCGATGGCTGACGGGGCGGTCGGAAACAAAGAAGTTGAAGGTCGGCTATTTTGGGGCCAGCACGGGCGCCGCCGCGGCGCTCGAGGCGGCTGCCGCTCTGGGCCCGACGGTGCGGGCGGTTGTCTCGCGGGGAGGGCGTCCCGATCTGGCCGGGCCCGTTCTCGATCGCGTGAAGACGCCGACCCTGCTGATCGTCGGGGGCGATGACGACGTCGTCATCGAACTCAATCAGCAGGCCTATGATCGGCTCAAGGGGGAGAAGGAGTTGGCCGTCATTCCGGGGGCGACCCATCTGTTTGAAGAACCCGGCGCTCTGGAGGAAGTGGCCCGCCTTGCGGCCCGATGGTTCGCGCGGCATCTCAGTTCGAAGTCGGCTTGA
- a CDS encoding nucleotidyltransferase domain-containing protein yields MELAVEERKKLNRIADRHGISLILLFGSALTGKRHAGSDLDIAVLFRKERSPTSPEYSELVHGFQKIFPDQPVDLSIINHADPLILKKITENCRLLYGAPGRLMELKIYTFKRYQDHRRYFEMERQYVEQLLKRTGMAS; encoded by the coding sequence GTGGAACTCGCCGTCGAGGAAAGAAAAAAATTAAACCGGATTGCCGATCGACATGGGATCAGTTTGATTCTGCTTTTTGGATCGGCCCTGACCGGCAAGCGGCATGCCGGAAGCGACCTTGATATCGCGGTGCTGTTCCGGAAAGAACGCAGCCCCACCAGTCCGGAATATTCCGAGCTCGTCCATGGTTTCCAGAAAATTTTCCCCGATCAGCCCGTTGACCTCAGTATCATCAACCATGCCGATCCTCTCATTCTGAAAAAGATCACCGAAAACTGCCGCCTCCTTTACGGCGCGCCTGGTAGGCTGATGGAACTTAAAATCTATACCTTCAAACGGTATCAAGACCACCGCCGCTATTTTGAGATGGAACGGCAATACGTTGAGC
- a CDS encoding HAD-IC family P-type ATPase has product MVTSGRVERIHASVPGRARFHVPALRRSNALKRWLESELIGSSGIERASASPATGNVLVYYNPPVGPQNVADHIRDILERFPAAARSMPVLDPATGSSPAPPVPASRRPESPAETWHRLSASAALSALEANPAGLAADEIAERLRRHGRNILPGAEPASALGTFVDQFRSLPAALLVGGAALSFLTAGAAEAFVILGAVGLNAVIGFMIERRAETTIRSLRSLVRPPAWVIRDGEIRSIDAEQVVPGDILVLKRGALVPADGRIIDANRLRLNEAALTGESMPVPKQAEVLLGPETPVTERLNMVYRGTWVSGGSGLAVAATTGKSTELGRIHGLVLQAEEQATPLERTLDRLARQLVLISGVVCGFSLLTGLLRGYGLLEILQASLSMAVAAIPEGLPTITTTTLALGIQNMRRHRVMIHRLEAVEALGSIQIICFDKTGTITLNQVTALAIHSGMRRIDVVRGSLTARGAPIDPLECEEVLRLMQIGALCSDTDVRREGGEWVVNGPPMDNALVNLALRAGVDVLELRRSHPVVAVRRGSAHRKYMMSVHVSGEAGSDGAGLITVKGRPSAILTRCGWQIKAGKRQPLDEEDRRQIGIEADRFSADGMRIVGLAYREVDSPSHLPEKDPSDLTWVGAVGFADPIRDGAKELINAFHEAGIATVMITGDRSAAAYSIAKEIGLAGRDQIEILDSTHLRNLEPEVLSGLTERVHVFARLSPTQKREIVLALQRRGKVVAMTGDGINDAPALKAADIGIAMGKSGTALAREVADVVLEDDRLESMIIAVRQGRTLYDNIRKSARYLLATTVGEIIVRFAGIALNFEHPAPFLWVNPIFPAMALALEPSEPDVLKRPPRPSQQPIIGPDDLKRTAFEGGMMSLGVLGAYGYGLARYGPGAQAGTLAFLGLSTAQLLHALSCRSDHSRLFLTGVGGGHPPLPPNPYLWLSIGGTLLLQGIGLLIPGVRSLLGFTPISLLDGAVIGAGAVLPLLINDAAKGTPHKRPSSSEAVIPGPAFARSTVNPNGANG; this is encoded by the coding sequence GTGGTGACCTCAGGCAGAGTTGAGAGAATTCACGCATCGGTGCCGGGGAGGGCTCGATTTCATGTCCCGGCGCTCCGGCGGTCAAACGCGCTCAAGCGCTGGCTGGAAAGCGAACTCATCGGATCGTCCGGAATCGAGCGCGCTTCCGCCAGTCCCGCAACGGGCAACGTCCTCGTTTATTACAATCCCCCCGTGGGTCCGCAGAACGTCGCGGACCACATCCGCGACATTCTCGAAAGGTTCCCGGCGGCCGCGCGTTCAATGCCGGTTTTGGATCCCGCAACGGGCTCGTCCCCCGCCCCGCCGGTTCCGGCGTCGCGGCGTCCCGAATCCCCGGCTGAAACGTGGCATCGGCTTTCCGCGAGCGCGGCGCTGTCGGCGCTTGAGGCGAATCCGGCGGGCCTGGCCGCCGACGAAATCGCCGAACGGCTCAGGCGGCACGGGAGGAACATCCTTCCCGGAGCGGAGCCCGCCTCGGCGCTCGGCACCTTTGTCGATCAGTTCAGATCGCTGCCCGCCGCACTGCTGGTGGGCGGAGCGGCGCTTTCCTTTCTGACCGCGGGCGCGGCCGAGGCCTTTGTGATCCTGGGGGCCGTGGGGCTCAACGCCGTGATCGGATTCATGATCGAGCGTCGGGCCGAGACGACGATCCGATCGCTCAGGAGCCTCGTGCGTCCCCCCGCGTGGGTCATCCGCGACGGCGAAATCCGATCGATTGACGCGGAGCAGGTGGTCCCCGGCGACATCCTCGTTCTGAAGCGCGGGGCGCTGGTGCCGGCGGACGGGCGGATCATCGACGCGAACCGGCTGCGCCTGAACGAGGCGGCCCTGACGGGCGAGAGCATGCCGGTTCCCAAACAAGCGGAGGTTCTCCTAGGCCCCGAAACGCCCGTCACCGAGCGCTTAAACATGGTGTACCGGGGAACGTGGGTGAGCGGCGGCAGCGGTCTGGCGGTGGCGGCCACAACGGGAAAATCCACCGAGCTGGGGCGCATCCACGGGTTGGTCCTCCAGGCGGAGGAACAGGCCACTCCGCTGGAGCGCACGCTGGATCGCTTGGCCCGTCAGCTGGTCTTGATCAGCGGGGTGGTCTGCGGCTTCTCACTTCTCACCGGCCTTCTGCGAGGGTACGGACTGTTGGAGATACTCCAGGCCTCCCTCTCGATGGCGGTCGCGGCCATTCCCGAGGGTTTGCCGACGATCACGACCACGACCCTGGCCCTGGGCATTCAGAACATGCGCCGCCACCGCGTGATGATTCACCGCCTGGAAGCGGTCGAGGCGCTCGGTTCCATTCAGATCATCTGCTTTGATAAAACCGGCACGATCACGCTGAACCAAGTCACGGCGCTCGCGATTCACTCGGGGATGCGACGGATCGATGTGGTCCGCGGAAGCCTCACGGCCCGGGGAGCCCCGATCGATCCGCTCGAATGCGAGGAGGTGCTCCGATTGATGCAGATCGGCGCCCTCTGCAGCGATACCGACGTTCGCCGCGAAGGCGGTGAATGGGTTGTGAACGGTCCGCCGATGGACAACGCCTTGGTGAACCTGGCCCTCCGTGCGGGCGTGGATGTCCTTGAACTCCGCAGGAGCCATCCCGTTGTGGCGGTGCGACGGGGCTCCGCGCATCGGAAATACATGATGAGCGTCCACGTCAGCGGGGAAGCGGGATCCGACGGAGCCGGCCTGATCACCGTGAAGGGCAGACCGTCGGCGATCCTGACCCGGTGCGGCTGGCAGATCAAAGCGGGCAAGAGACAGCCCCTCGACGAGGAGGACCGGCGTCAGATCGGGATCGAAGCGGATCGCTTTTCGGCCGACGGCATGCGCATCGTGGGTCTCGCCTACCGGGAAGTCGATTCTCCAAGCCATCTTCCCGAAAAGGATCCGTCCGACCTCACGTGGGTTGGAGCGGTCGGTTTCGCCGACCCCATCCGGGACGGCGCCAAGGAGCTCATCAACGCCTTTCATGAGGCCGGCATCGCCACGGTCATGATCACGGGCGATCGGAGCGCCGCCGCTTATTCCATCGCCAAAGAAATCGGCCTCGCCGGCCGGGATCAGATCGAGATCCTGGACTCCACGCACCTTCGCAATCTTGAGCCGGAGGTATTAAGCGGGCTCACCGAGCGGGTGCATGTGTTCGCCCGACTCAGCCCGACACAAAAGCGGGAGATCGTTCTGGCGCTGCAGCGCAGGGGAAAAGTGGTGGCCATGACGGGGGACGGAATCAACGACGCGCCGGCGCTGAAGGCCGCCGACATCGGCATTGCCATGGGAAAAAGCGGCACCGCCCTGGCCCGCGAGGTCGCGGACGTCGTCCTGGAGGACGATCGACTTGAATCGATGATCATCGCCGTGCGGCAGGGACGCACCCTCTACGACAACATCCGCAAATCCGCCCGCTATCTCCTGGCCACGACGGTCGGGGAAATCATCGTGAGGTTCGCGGGAATCGCCCTGAATTTCGAACACCCCGCGCCGTTTCTGTGGGTCAATCCGATTTTCCCGGCGATGGCTTTGGCGCTGGAACCGTCGGAGCCCGACGTGTTGAAGCGTCCGCCCCGACCCTCGCAGCAGCCGATCATCGGGCCGGACGATCTAAAGAGAACCGCCTTCGAAGGGGGAATGATGTCGCTGGGGGTGCTGGGCGCCTACGGTTATGGATTGGCCCGCTACGGCCCCGGTGCTCAGGCCGGAACACTCGCCTTCCTGGGACTGTCTACGGCCCAACTCCTCCATGCGTTGAGCTGTCGTTCCGATCACAGCCGATTGTTCCTGACGGGCGTCGGGGGAGGACACCCACCCCTTCCCCCGAACCCTTATTTATGGCTCTCGATCGGCGGGACCCTGCTCCTGCAGGGTATCGGGCTGCTCATTCCAGGCGTGCGGAGTTTGCTCGGCTTCACCCCCATTTCGCTTCTTGACGGAGCGGTGATCGGCGCCGGCGCGGTGCTGCCGCTCCTGATCAACGACGCCGCCAAAGGAACGCCTCATAAGCGGCCTTCTTCATCCGAAGCCGTGATTCCCGGACCGGCCTTCGCACGATCGACGGTCAACCCAAACGGGGCGAATGGTTAA
- a CDS encoding MotA/TolQ/ExbB proton channel family protein: MGHLGGLAFSLKHSTLEGQIIMIALLIFSLVSWTVIINKFRQLRKTRRRNAQFLSLYSAGNSALEISTQEKSLEGSSLFDVYREACDELKRQLNKYGNKIPLHGMSAVRIAIERGMGETTVNLESGMIILATAISGGPFVGLLGTVWGVMDTFAGIARSQQASLTAMAPGVSAALINTVVGLSIAIPSLFCYNYLVTKIREITIEMDNFAAHLDNVLATEYLSHKITDAPLSTGTMPGVDSQTGQQGAYPLTGTAHPGTV, translated from the coding sequence ATGGGACATTTGGGAGGACTTGCTTTCAGTTTAAAGCACTCGACGCTCGAGGGGCAGATCATCATGATCGCCCTTTTGATCTTTTCATTGGTGAGCTGGACGGTCATCATTAATAAGTTCCGGCAGCTGAGAAAGACGCGGAGACGGAATGCCCAGTTTCTGTCTCTTTACTCCGCCGGAAATTCCGCTCTGGAGATATCCACCCAGGAAAAATCGCTGGAAGGATCATCCCTCTTCGATGTCTACCGGGAAGCCTGCGACGAGCTGAAGCGTCAGTTGAACAAATACGGAAACAAAATTCCTCTCCATGGAATGAGCGCGGTCCGCATCGCCATCGAGCGCGGGATGGGGGAAACCACCGTAAACCTGGAATCGGGCATGATCATTTTGGCGACGGCCATCAGCGGGGGTCCTTTTGTCGGATTGCTCGGAACGGTCTGGGGGGTCATGGATACCTTTGCGGGCATCGCGCGCAGCCAGCAGGCCAGCTTGACGGCCATGGCGCCGGGCGTATCGGCGGCCCTGATCAACACGGTGGTCGGTCTTTCAATCGCGATTCCCTCTCTTTTTTGCTACAACTATCTCGTCACCAAGATCCGGGAGATCACGATCGAGATGGATAATTTCGCCGCGCACCTGGACAATGTATTGGCCACCGAATATTTGAGCCATAAGATTACGGATGCGCCGCTTTCAACGGGAACGATGCCCGGTGTGGATTCGCAAACGGGTCAGCAGGGAGCCTATCCCCTGACCGGCACCGCGCACCCGGGAACCGTGTAG
- a CDS encoding TonB family protein, with amino-acid sequence MPGYAGFKKKKSRLGTTLIIVAGFHLLLAGGLVWLATTSLGQELLAIYKINIRNVREPEPPKPKPPEPEPPKPEPPPPPPAEPEAAPPPVEEAKSAPPPPVEHAAPVQLPGFGNPFASGNGTGGKFSGYVDLITSEIQRLYKQPPDLPSNLALAVVFQLQVDDEGKLLKYQLLDSSGNPKFDQSALQAISELKKLRPPPTGMSRKIVVKFIPPS; translated from the coding sequence GTGCCCGGATACGCCGGCTTCAAGAAGAAAAAAAGCAGGCTGGGGACCACCTTGATCATCGTGGCCGGTTTTCACCTGCTTTTGGCGGGAGGGCTGGTCTGGCTGGCCACCACGTCGCTCGGACAGGAACTCTTGGCGATTTATAAAATCAACATCCGGAATGTGAGGGAACCGGAGCCGCCGAAGCCCAAGCCGCCGGAGCCCGAACCCCCCAAACCCGAGCCACCGCCGCCCCCGCCCGCCGAGCCCGAGGCTGCTCCTCCGCCGGTGGAAGAGGCGAAAAGCGCTCCTCCTCCGCCCGTGGAACACGCCGCGCCGGTCCAACTGCCCGGGTTCGGAAATCCCTTTGCCTCCGGAAATGGAACGGGAGGGAAGTTTTCAGGATATGTCGATCTGATAACAAGCGAAATCCAGCGTTTGTATAAGCAACCCCCCGATCTACCGTCGAACTTGGCTCTGGCCGTTGTCTTTCAGCTTCAGGTGGACGATGAAGGGAAGCTCCTGAAATATCAGCTCTTGGATTCGTCGGGCAACCCAAAATTCGATCAGTCCGCCCTTCAAGCCATTTCCGAACTCAAGAAACTTCGGCCTCCTCCCACGGGCATGTCCAGGAAAATCGTCGTCAAATTTATCCCTCCCTCTTGA
- a CDS encoding biopolymer transporter ExbD encodes MKRFSKSTHGAVAELNITPLLDLAWVLLVVFILTTTAALQGIEVQLPESSPNDTTIDEHKVRAISIKKTGDIYLDDQKVEVGELEGILRDLKKAKGSEFPVIIRGDEHVEYKYVVAVLDALQKVPIEDVGLATKLLSDPGS; translated from the coding sequence ATGAAACGATTTTCCAAATCCACTCACGGCGCGGTGGCCGAGTTGAATATCACGCCGCTGCTCGATCTGGCCTGGGTGTTACTGGTGGTCTTCATCCTGACGACAACGGCGGCGCTGCAGGGGATCGAGGTGCAGCTTCCGGAATCCTCGCCGAACGACACCACCATCGACGAGCACAAGGTGCGGGCGATTTCGATCAAAAAAACGGGGGATATATATCTCGACGACCAAAAAGTGGAGGTCGGAGAGCTCGAGGGAATTTTACGGGACCTCAAGAAGGCCAAGGGGAGTGAATTCCCCGTCATCATCCGCGGGGACGAGCACGTCGAGTACAAATACGTCGTCGCGGTATTGGACGCGTTGCAGAAAGTGCCCATCGAAGACGTGGGTCTGGCCACCAAACTCCTGAGCGACCCGGGGAGCTGA
- the trxA gene encoding thioredoxin, giving the protein MKDRGVFETSERDFDKQVIEQSKTAPVLVDFWAPWCGPCRILGPILEEAVEERQGEVRLAKVNSDENPNLAARYGIQSIPTVLAFINGDPVNGFMGALPKEAIRQFIEELIPKETDKLARRAGELELKQRWDEALQCYREALQSDPNHPASLIGRLGILIRLERWAEAEEAYQRMPGTVQMDDEVQRLKTRLDLGRALSVGPSIPDLQKKLQAEPADLEARDQLAALYAAKRQYREALEEWLTIVKRDRRFKDDGARKRMLQIFELIDPRSPLAEEYREKLARAIYR; this is encoded by the coding sequence ATGAAGGATCGCGGTGTGTTCGAAACAAGCGAACGGGATTTTGACAAGCAGGTAATTGAGCAGTCGAAAACCGCGCCGGTCCTTGTCGATTTCTGGGCCCCCTGGTGCGGCCCCTGCCGGATCCTCGGGCCGATATTGGAAGAAGCGGTCGAGGAACGTCAAGGCGAGGTTCGTCTGGCCAAGGTCAACAGCGACGAGAATCCGAATCTCGCCGCGCGCTACGGCATCCAAAGCATCCCCACCGTTCTCGCGTTCATCAACGGCGATCCCGTGAACGGATTCATGGGGGCATTGCCAAAGGAAGCGATCCGCCAATTCATTGAAGAACTGATTCCCAAGGAGACGGATAAACTCGCCCGGAGAGCCGGAGAACTCGAACTGAAACAACGATGGGACGAAGCCCTGCAGTGCTATCGGGAGGCGCTCCAATCGGACCCGAACCATCCGGCTTCGCTGATCGGGCGGCTGGGGATCCTGATCCGCCTCGAGCGATGGGCGGAGGCGGAGGAGGCCTATCAACGCATGCCGGGGACCGTCCAGATGGATGACGAGGTCCAGCGTCTGAAAACCCGCTTGGATCTCGGCCGCGCGCTATCCGTCGGCCCGTCGATTCCGGATCTCCAGAAAAAATTGCAGGCCGAGCCGGCCGATCTCGAAGCCCGCGATCAACTCGCAGCGCTCTATGCCGCGAAGCGACAGTATCGCGAAGCCCTGGAGGAATGGCTGACGATCGTCAAGCGGGACCGGCGCTTCAAGGACGACGGCGCGCGAAAAAGGATGCTCCAGATTTTTGAACTGATCGATCCCCGCAGCCCGCTGGCCGAGGAATACCGCGAGAAACTCGCCCGCGCGATCTATCGGTGA